In one window of Frigoriglobus tundricola DNA:
- a CDS encoding FAD-dependent oxidoreductase yields MPPDADQLAFPELTPTEFRLLRPLADVVTFDDGATVFRAGTAEADLFVVEAGVIEIRNPADNDALVVTHRAGGFSGDIDLLTGRPTLVSGCARGATRVLRVKHRSIRALLNRVPSFGEKLILAFTRRRELLSRQGKLGLTVLGAGSCKDTNLVREFLYKNFVPFRWLDSETDAGRAALAAHTPNCPKPVVDCGAGTVLFNPKLRDLAKCAGIWRPCPGELVDLAVVGAGPAGIAAAVYAASEGLSTLLLDRLGPGGQAGGSSKIENFIGFPAGLSGADLATRGVLQMLKFGARMAAPVTVDRVDVPADARAPRRLHLDCDTIVQARVVLVATGVGWRKLPAAGAERFESAGVHYVCTAVEAVLYDERDVVVVGGGNSAGQAAMHLAECCRTRQVHLVVRSPLGSGMSEYLVSRVRGAPNITVHEGTEIAAVEGEHHLESIRLARTSGDGNPQRIGCSGVFVFIGADPAVGWLPSELARDEHGYILTGSDVVRSGHWPLKHRDPCPLETSLPGVLAAGDVRSGSTKRVGFAVGDGSLAVTCTHHLLSHG; encoded by the coding sequence ATGCCTCCTGATGCCGACCAATTAGCGTTCCCCGAACTCACGCCCACAGAGTTCCGCCTGCTGCGGCCCCTCGCCGATGTCGTCACCTTTGATGACGGGGCGACGGTCTTCCGCGCCGGAACCGCCGAAGCGGATCTGTTCGTCGTCGAAGCGGGGGTGATCGAGATCCGCAACCCGGCCGACAACGACGCGCTGGTCGTCACCCACCGCGCCGGCGGATTTTCCGGTGATATCGATCTGTTGACCGGCCGACCGACGCTCGTGAGTGGCTGTGCCCGCGGCGCGACGCGCGTGTTGCGCGTCAAGCACCGGTCGATCCGCGCCCTGCTCAACCGTGTTCCCAGCTTCGGAGAGAAGCTGATTCTCGCGTTCACCCGCCGGCGCGAGTTGTTGTCGCGACAGGGGAAGCTGGGACTCACCGTACTCGGCGCCGGGTCCTGCAAGGACACGAACCTGGTCCGCGAGTTCCTGTACAAGAACTTCGTACCCTTCCGCTGGCTCGATTCCGAGACCGACGCCGGGCGCGCGGCCCTCGCCGCCCACACCCCCAACTGCCCGAAACCGGTTGTCGACTGTGGCGCCGGGACGGTGCTGTTCAACCCGAAACTCCGCGACCTCGCCAAGTGCGCGGGCATCTGGCGCCCGTGCCCCGGCGAGTTGGTGGATCTGGCGGTCGTCGGAGCCGGACCGGCCGGGATCGCGGCGGCCGTGTACGCCGCTTCTGAGGGACTCTCGACGCTGCTCCTGGACCGGCTCGGTCCCGGCGGGCAGGCCGGCGGGTCCTCGAAGATCGAGAACTTCATCGGGTTCCCGGCCGGGCTGAGCGGTGCCGATCTGGCCACGCGGGGCGTACTTCAGATGCTCAAGTTCGGCGCCCGGATGGCAGCGCCTGTTACTGTCGATCGTGTCGATGTGCCCGCTGATGCCCGCGCGCCCCGCCGCCTGCACCTCGACTGCGACACGATCGTGCAGGCGCGTGTGGTGCTGGTCGCAACGGGGGTGGGCTGGCGCAAGCTCCCGGCGGCGGGGGCCGAGCGGTTCGAGAGCGCCGGCGTCCATTACGTCTGCACCGCCGTGGAAGCCGTTCTCTACGACGAGCGCGACGTCGTTGTGGTCGGCGGCGGCAACTCGGCCGGTCAGGCGGCCATGCACCTGGCCGAGTGCTGTCGCACCCGGCAGGTTCACCTCGTGGTCCGCAGCCCGCTCGGTTCGGGCATGTCCGAATACCTGGTCAGCCGCGTGCGCGGGGCCCCCAACATCACGGTCCACGAGGGGACGGAAATCGCCGCCGTCGAGGGCGAACACCACCTGGAGAGCATCCGGCTCGCGCGCACGTCGGGGGACGGTAACCCGCAACGAATCGGGTGTTCCGGCGTGTTCGTGTTCATCGGTGCGGACCCGGCGGTCGGTTGGCTCCCTTCCGAACTCGCGCGCGACGAACACGGATACATTCTGACGGGTTCGGATGTCGTTCGGTCCGGGCACTGGCCGCTCAAGCACCGAGACCCCTGCCCGCTTGAAACGTCGCTACCGGGGGTACTTGCGGCCGGGGACGTGCGTTCCGGTTCGACGAAGCGCGTGGGATTCGCGGTGGGCGACGGCTCCCTCGCGGTGACGTGTACCCACCACCTGTTGTCCCACGGGTAG
- a CDS encoding serine hydrolase domain-containing protein: MRPLSVVALLVLAAPDAVGADLPRSAPEAQGVSSQAVRAFVEAADKDIDALHSFMLVRHGHVISEGWWAPYAAETPHMLFSLSKSFTSTAVGLAAAEGKLSVDDPVLKFFPDDAPAEPSANLKAMRLTDLLRMSTGQLAEPARKASEPWAKTFLAQPVPFKPGTHFLYNTSATYMLSGAVQKATGQTVLDYLKPRLFEPLGIANPTWELSPQGISTGGYGLSVRTEDIAKFGQLYLQKGKWNGKQLVPEAWVEAATARQTSNGSNPKSDWDQGYGYQFWRCRNGGYRGDGAFGQYCIVLPEQDAVIAITAGVRDMQAVLNLIWDKLLPALKPAPLAADEAAAERLARTLKALSLRVPEGKGTPAKVAGKRYMFPANDGKIESATLEPGGKDGELAVLLRIGGADRRIECGAGKWQKGRTAWGRLPEQPIAASGAWTADDTFTAKICFTETPFAVTLRLKFNGDEVRCESEWNVGFGSTKEAALVGKAE, translated from the coding sequence ATGAGACCCCTCTCCGTTGTCGCCCTCCTCGTCCTGGCCGCGCCGGACGCGGTCGGCGCGGACCTGCCGCGCAGCGCTCCCGAGGCGCAGGGCGTTTCGTCCCAGGCGGTCCGCGCGTTCGTCGAGGCGGCCGACAAAGACATCGACGCGCTCCACAGCTTCATGCTCGTGCGCCACGGGCACGTGATCAGTGAGGGCTGGTGGGCGCCGTATGCGGCCGAAACCCCGCACATGCTGTTCTCGCTCAGCAAAAGCTTCACCTCCACGGCCGTCGGACTGGCGGCGGCCGAGGGCAAACTGAGCGTGGACGATCCGGTGCTGAAGTTCTTCCCCGATGACGCCCCGGCCGAGCCGTCCGCGAACCTGAAGGCGATGCGGCTGACCGACCTCCTCCGGATGTCCACCGGTCAGCTGGCCGAACCGGCCCGAAAGGCGAGCGAGCCGTGGGCGAAGACGTTCCTGGCGCAGCCCGTCCCGTTCAAGCCGGGAACGCACTTCCTCTACAACACATCCGCCACGTACATGCTCTCGGGCGCCGTTCAAAAAGCGACCGGGCAGACCGTCCTCGACTACCTCAAGCCGCGCTTGTTCGAGCCCCTCGGCATCGCGAACCCGACCTGGGAGTTGAGCCCGCAGGGGATCTCGACCGGCGGGTACGGCTTGAGCGTGCGCACCGAGGACATCGCCAAGTTCGGCCAGCTCTACCTCCAGAAGGGGAAGTGGAACGGTAAGCAACTCGTTCCGGAGGCGTGGGTCGAGGCGGCTACCGCGCGACAGACGTCGAACGGGAGCAACCCGAAGAGCGACTGGGATCAGGGGTACGGCTATCAGTTCTGGCGGTGCCGGAACGGGGGCTATCGGGGCGACGGCGCGTTCGGGCAGTACTGCATCGTGCTCCCCGAACAGGACGCGGTCATCGCCATCACCGCCGGTGTCCGGGACATGCAAGCGGTCCTGAACCTGATCTGGGACAAGCTCCTCCCCGCGCTCAAACCGGCACCGCTCGCGGCCGATGAGGCTGCCGCCGAGAGGCTCGCGCGAACGCTCAAAGCGCTGTCCCTGCGCGTCCCCGAGGGCAAGGGCACGCCGGCCAAGGTTGCGGGCAAGAGGTACATGTTCCCGGCCAACGACGGAAAGATTGAATCGGCGACGCTCGAACCCGGTGGAAAAGATGGGGAGTTGGCAGTGCTCCTGCGCATCGGCGGAGCGGACCGGCGGATCGAATGCGGTGCCGGAAAGTGGCAGAAGGGTCGGACCGCCTGGGGGCGGTTGCCGGAGCAGCCGATCGCCGCGAGCGGAGCCTGGACCGCGGATGATACCTTCACGGCCAAGATCTGCTTCACCGAGACGCCGTTCGCCGTTACCCTCCGGCTCAAGTTCAACGGGGACGAGGTCCGGTGCGAGTCCGAATGGAACGTGGGCTTCGGATCGACGAAGGAAGCGGCACTCGTTGGGAAAGCGGAATGA
- a CDS encoding DUF1501 domain-containing protein — protein MTRTDADPFGPTRRAFLRNLGGTVGTLGLASYLRAVEPSQAPAATTLKPHFAPRAKRVIFLFMAGGPSHLDTFDPKPALDKHAGQRPGGADLRTERVTGGLLPSPFKFRPGGKSGLPVSDLLPNIRSCADDLCVLRAVHATNPNHSPAANYLATGRIDAVHPGVGAWVSYGLGSENADLPGFVSLGSGFGQTAFERSGYLPGQFQATRVSSAETDPEKMIRHLRNSAVGPDEQRKQLDALQALNASHAAVNGHDPQLEARIKAMETAFRMQSAAGAAFDIRREPVRVRESYGAGEFARGCLLARRLIERGVRFVQLSLGGWDHHARINDELKKKCGEIDRPIAALLRDLRQRGLLDETLVVWGGEFGRTPVSEGGDGRDHNHYGFSVWLAGGGVKGGMAYGATDEFGFKATEGRVAVHDLHATILHLLGLDHEKLTYRYSGRDFRLTDVSGRVVNEILA, from the coding sequence ATGACCCGCACCGATGCCGACCCTTTCGGCCCGACCCGTCGGGCGTTCCTCCGCAACCTGGGCGGTACGGTGGGCACGCTCGGGCTGGCGAGCTACCTGCGGGCCGTCGAGCCGAGTCAGGCGCCGGCCGCAACCACCCTCAAGCCGCACTTCGCCCCGCGGGCCAAGCGGGTTATTTTCCTATTCATGGCCGGAGGGCCGTCGCACCTCGACACGTTCGATCCCAAGCCGGCCCTCGACAAGCACGCCGGACAGCGGCCCGGCGGCGCCGATCTGCGGACCGAACGGGTCACCGGCGGGCTGCTCCCGTCCCCGTTCAAGTTCCGACCGGGCGGGAAGTCCGGGCTTCCGGTCAGTGACCTGCTGCCGAACATCCGCTCGTGTGCCGATGACTTGTGCGTCCTCCGGGCCGTTCACGCGACCAACCCGAACCATTCGCCGGCCGCGAACTACCTGGCGACCGGTCGGATCGATGCCGTTCACCCCGGTGTCGGGGCGTGGGTGTCTTACGGGCTCGGCTCGGAGAACGCGGACCTGCCCGGTTTCGTCTCCCTCGGGAGCGGATTCGGTCAGACCGCGTTCGAGCGCAGCGGGTATCTGCCCGGACAGTTCCAGGCCACCCGGGTGTCCTCGGCGGAAACCGATCCGGAGAAGATGATCCGGCACCTCCGCAATTCGGCCGTCGGCCCCGACGAACAGCGCAAGCAACTCGACGCGCTCCAGGCCCTGAACGCGTCCCACGCCGCGGTGAACGGCCACGATCCTCAACTGGAAGCGCGCATCAAGGCAATGGAGACGGCGTTCCGGATGCAGTCCGCCGCCGGCGCGGCGTTCGACATCCGCCGCGAACCGGTGCGGGTCCGTGAGTCATACGGGGCCGGTGAGTTCGCCCGCGGGTGCCTCCTGGCGCGGCGGTTGATTGAGCGCGGCGTCCGGTTCGTGCAACTGTCCCTGGGCGGTTGGGACCACCACGCCCGCATCAACGATGAACTCAAGAAGAAGTGCGGAGAGATCGACCGCCCGATCGCGGCTCTGTTGCGCGACCTCCGCCAGCGCGGGCTTCTGGACGAGACGCTGGTCGTCTGGGGCGGGGAGTTCGGCCGCACGCCGGTGTCGGAGGGCGGGGACGGGCGCGACCACAACCACTACGGTTTCAGCGTGTGGCTGGCCGGTGGCGGGGTGAAGGGCGGCATGGCTTACGGCGCGACCGACGAGTTCGGGTTCAAGGCGACGGAGGGGCGGGTCGCCGTTCACGACCTACACGCCACCATCCTCCACCTGCTCGGGCTGGACCACGAGAAACTGACGTACCGGTACAGCGGTCGCGACTTCCGCCTCACCGATGTGAGCGGCCGGGTGGTGAACGAAATCCTGGCATGA
- a CDS encoding PSD1 and planctomycete cytochrome C domain-containing protein, translated as MHSDHIPTRRPWLATALLLAIAFPSGARADEGTDFFEKKVRPVLVEHCYSCHSVGAKKSKGGLQLDTREAIRKGGDSGPAIKEKGEDSLLLRVVEHAPDVPAMPPKGKLSDAAVADLRRWIKMGSPLPATKAETRPENATGPFWSFKPLTEHPLPGVSDPKWPARKADFFVLKKLDELKLAPAPAADRRALIRRVSYDLVGLPPTFEQVEAFVADTRPDAYERLVDELLASPRFGEKWARHWLDVARYAEDNPTGESTCKPPRFPFRYRDWVIGAFNADVPFDRFVRLQLAADLMPGTAPADYAALGFLGLSPVYHKEPKLPKEVVAEIVADEWDERVDAITRGFLGLTVACARCHDHKFDPITTRDYYALAGVMANTQLAERPLKSDADADEDAMTAVRRDVLDTSMRLNYAKELRATALKEKKDLAPLEQQIKTLEARVADLKKREKALDTGPAVNVVRDAGTWVNGDDPAWTTIDYQPGRYRDLPVFIRGNPARPGPIVPRRFLELLSAKDSQPFKTGSGRRELADAIVTRAAGLTARVFVNRTWGWVFGRPLVTTPSNFGALGNRPTHPELLDDLAARFVANGWSVKWLVRELVLSSAYRQASRHDEKSAAADPDDRWLWRAPRRRLELEAWRDAMLQVSGQLNLTGGGPSDDLDSVRSVRRTVYGKVSRERPSDIHGLFDLPDPKSHGEKREPTTTPVQQLYFLNSPFVRRAAGALAKSTAAGKSDEEGTRALFRKVLLRDPTGSEREAMRQLIRPGRDGDPPAWELLAQTLLTSNEFLYLN; from the coding sequence ATGCACTCCGATCACATTCCGACCCGCCGCCCGTGGCTCGCCACGGCTTTGCTGCTCGCTATCGCGTTTCCGTCGGGTGCCCGTGCCGACGAGGGGACCGACTTCTTCGAGAAGAAGGTACGGCCGGTTCTCGTTGAGCATTGTTATTCGTGCCATTCGGTCGGTGCGAAAAAATCCAAGGGCGGCCTGCAACTGGACACCAGGGAGGCCATCCGCAAGGGCGGTGACTCCGGACCCGCGATCAAGGAGAAAGGCGAGGACAGTCTGTTGCTACGGGTCGTCGAACACGCCCCCGACGTTCCCGCGATGCCGCCGAAGGGCAAGCTATCGGACGCCGCGGTCGCCGACCTGCGGCGGTGGATCAAGATGGGATCGCCGCTGCCGGCCACGAAAGCCGAGACACGACCCGAGAACGCCACTGGCCCGTTCTGGTCATTCAAGCCCCTCACCGAACACCCGCTCCCCGGCGTTTCCGACCCGAAATGGCCCGCTCGGAAGGCCGACTTCTTCGTCCTGAAGAAGCTCGACGAGTTGAAACTCGCTCCCGCACCCGCTGCGGACCGACGAGCGCTGATTCGGCGCGTCTCCTACGATCTCGTCGGACTCCCGCCCACGTTCGAGCAAGTCGAGGCGTTCGTTGCCGACACCCGGCCCGACGCTTACGAGCGACTGGTGGACGAACTCCTTGCCTCGCCGCGGTTCGGGGAGAAGTGGGCGCGCCACTGGCTCGATGTGGCCCGGTACGCCGAGGACAATCCCACCGGCGAATCGACGTGCAAACCGCCGCGGTTCCCGTTCCGTTACCGCGACTGGGTGATCGGCGCGTTCAACGCCGACGTCCCGTTCGATCGGTTTGTTCGTCTCCAGCTCGCGGCCGACCTGATGCCGGGGACGGCACCGGCCGACTACGCGGCGCTCGGGTTCCTCGGGCTCTCGCCGGTCTACCACAAGGAGCCGAAGCTCCCCAAGGAAGTGGTTGCGGAGATCGTGGCCGACGAGTGGGACGAGCGGGTGGACGCGATCACCCGCGGGTTCCTCGGCCTGACGGTCGCGTGCGCGCGGTGCCACGACCACAAGTTCGATCCGATCACGACGCGCGATTACTACGCCCTCGCGGGCGTGATGGCGAACACCCAACTGGCCGAGCGGCCGTTGAAGTCCGACGCCGACGCCGACGAGGACGCCATGACCGCCGTTCGGCGCGACGTGCTCGACACCTCGATGCGGCTCAATTACGCCAAAGAGCTGCGCGCGACCGCACTTAAAGAGAAGAAAGATCTGGCCCCGCTCGAGCAACAAATCAAGACCCTGGAGGCGCGGGTCGCCGATCTCAAGAAGCGGGAAAAAGCCCTGGACACCGGACCGGCCGTGAACGTGGTTCGGGACGCCGGAACGTGGGTCAACGGCGACGACCCGGCCTGGACCACGATTGATTACCAGCCCGGTCGTTACCGCGACCTCCCGGTCTTCATACGAGGCAACCCGGCCCGACCGGGGCCGATCGTCCCGCGGCGCTTTCTGGAACTGCTCTCAGCGAAGGACTCACAGCCGTTCAAGACCGGGAGCGGCAGGCGAGAACTCGCCGACGCGATCGTCACCCGGGCGGCCGGGTTGACCGCGCGCGTGTTCGTGAACCGGACGTGGGGATGGGTTTTCGGTCGGCCCCTCGTGACCACCCCGAGCAACTTCGGGGCGCTCGGCAACCGCCCGACCCACCCCGAGTTGCTCGACGATCTCGCGGCCCGGTTCGTCGCGAACGGCTGGTCGGTGAAGTGGCTGGTCCGCGAACTGGTTCTTTCGTCCGCGTACCGGCAGGCGAGCCGCCACGACGAGAAATCGGCCGCCGCGGACCCGGACGACCGCTGGCTGTGGCGCGCCCCGCGGCGGCGCCTGGAACTGGAAGCGTGGCGGGACGCCATGCTCCAGGTGAGCGGGCAGCTCAACCTGACCGGTGGCGGCCCGTCGGACGACCTGGACAGCGTCCGGAGCGTCCGGAGAACCGTGTACGGCAAGGTGAGCCGCGAGCGCCCGTCCGACATTCACGGCCTGTTCGACTTGCCGGACCCGAAGTCGCACGGCGAGAAGCGAGAGCCCACGACGACCCCCGTGCAGCAGCTGTATTTTCTCAACAGCCCGTTCGTCCGTCGTGCGGCGGGGGCGCTGGCCAAAAGCACCGCGGCCGGGAAATCGGATGAGGAAGGAACGCGGGCACTGTTCCGCAAGGTCCTTCTTCGCGATCCGACCGGCAGCGAACGAGAGGCAATGCGGCAACTCATCCGCCCGGGGCGCGATGGCGACCCGCCCGCGTGGGAACTGCTCGCCCAAACGCTGCTCACGAGCAACGAGTTCCTGTATCTGAATTAG
- a CDS encoding sensor histidine kinase: protein MTSEELLAPTSETEALRQQLLQAQRLSSVGELASSIAHEFNNILTTIINSAKLGARSPDPADKQQAFDRIVKAGQRAAAIAGGMLGFARKSGSHRQHCDVARLVEEVLTLTDKDMSKNRVHVETKFHSRPVAWVVPGQIEQILVNLVLNARQAMPAGGRLKIEVRENVPTETVEIKVSDTGLGIAPDQLRMIFEPFFTTKQPDEYGRGGTGLGLSVCRQIIEQHHGRIRVESVVGKGSTFTVKLPKRLDADPE, encoded by the coding sequence ATGACCAGCGAAGAGCTTCTGGCTCCGACGAGTGAGACCGAAGCGCTCCGGCAACAGCTCCTTCAGGCCCAGAGGCTCAGCAGTGTCGGCGAACTGGCATCTAGCATCGCTCACGAGTTCAACAACATCCTCACCACCATCATCAACTCGGCCAAGCTCGGTGCCCGCTCTCCAGACCCGGCCGACAAGCAGCAGGCGTTCGACCGCATCGTGAAGGCCGGGCAGCGGGCCGCCGCCATCGCCGGGGGCATGCTCGGCTTCGCCCGAAAGAGCGGTTCGCACCGCCAGCACTGTGACGTCGCCCGGCTGGTCGAGGAGGTGCTGACGCTCACCGATAAGGACATGTCGAAGAACCGCGTTCACGTGGAGACGAAGTTCCACTCCCGGCCCGTGGCCTGGGTGGTCCCGGGGCAGATCGAACAGATCCTCGTGAACCTGGTCCTCAACGCCCGCCAGGCCATGCCGGCGGGCGGCCGGCTCAAGATCGAGGTGCGCGAAAACGTGCCCACGGAAACGGTGGAAATCAAGGTGTCCGACACCGGCCTGGGCATCGCGCCGGACCAGTTGCGGATGATCTTCGAACCGTTTTTCACCACCAAGCAGCCGGACGAGTACGGCCGCGGCGGCACCGGCCTCGGTCTGAGTGTCTGTCGCCAGATTATCGAACAGCACCACGGCCGCATTCGCGTCGAGAGCGTCGTCGGCAAGGGCTCGACGTTTACCGTCAAGCTGCCGAAGCGTCTCGACGCCGACCCGGAGTGA
- a CDS encoding histidine phosphatase family protein — MTPTDSTPTGPEHTSAKVAQTVWLVRHAETAAPTLFHGAESDVELGAHGRRQTAAVVPWFAALRPSAVVSSAMRRAVETAAPIAAACGVPHLREPDLHERRVGSLSRQPREQADSVWEETLARWIAGDTGFAIAGMESFDAIRDRTLPAFRRVAEAHPGGRVVIVCHGVVCKVLLLSLLRGRTAADWVTIGRAQNLAVSELVPDAGTWTARQLLTVPPPVAEVNAAFAEAGVRKTEA; from the coding sequence ATGACCCCGACTGACAGCACGCCGACCGGACCCGAACACACGAGTGCCAAAGTTGCCCAAACCGTGTGGCTCGTGCGGCACGCCGAAACGGCCGCGCCCACGCTCTTTCACGGGGCCGAGTCGGACGTCGAACTCGGCGCGCACGGGCGGCGGCAGACCGCGGCAGTGGTGCCCTGGTTCGCGGCCCTGAGACCGAGCGCGGTTGTGTCGTCGGCCATGCGGCGTGCGGTCGAAACGGCCGCGCCGATTGCGGCCGCTTGTGGCGTGCCGCACCTCCGGGAACCGGACCTGCACGAACGCCGCGTGGGGTCGCTCTCGCGCCAGCCGCGCGAACAGGCCGACTCCGTTTGGGAAGAAACGCTGGCCCGCTGGATCGCCGGCGACACCGGGTTCGCGATCGCCGGCATGGAGTCCTTCGACGCGATCCGCGACCGCACGCTCCCCGCGTTCCGTCGTGTGGCTGAGGCGCACCCGGGCGGGCGGGTCGTGATCGTGTGTCACGGCGTCGTGTGCAAGGTGCTTCTGCTGTCACTTCTCCGGGGGCGCACCGCGGCGGATTGGGTGACGATCGGCCGCGCGCAGAATCTCGCGGTGAGCGAACTCGTGCCCGACGCGGGCACCTGGACCGCGCGGCAACTTCTCACGGTTCCGCCGCCGGTGGCCGAGGTGAACGCCGCCTTTGCGGAAGCCGGCGTGAGAAAGACCGAAGCCTGA